A single region of the Thermoplasma sp. Kam2015 genome encodes:
- a CDS encoding 2-phosphosulfolactate phosphatase family protein — protein sequence MIRIGDGRKSDSWAEINVVVDVFRSTTTIPLILARGAQYVVPFRDVRKAIEFKRKNPGTVLIGEKYGIKPPYFDYDNSPAEIDEADLSGKIVAFTSTNGTYVLSRIGSGRVIFASYVNFSSAVSMIRKYSDVLILPSNRPIGRAEEDILFSELLKAAAEGKQVNVDAYLKETAEINRSIIAGVSERDLEYCLKLDYTDILPEYVGGRIIRSAESLGEQ from the coding sequence CGTGGTGGTGGATGTATTCAGATCCACGACGACCATACCGCTGATACTTGCAAGGGGTGCGCAATACGTTGTTCCGTTCAGGGACGTGAGGAAGGCCATAGAGTTCAAGAGGAAGAACCCCGGTACGGTGCTAATCGGGGAAAAATATGGAATAAAGCCGCCGTACTTCGATTATGACAATTCTCCAGCGGAGATCGATGAGGCGGATCTGTCCGGAAAGATAGTTGCCTTCACATCCACAAATGGAACCTATGTCCTTTCTAGAATAGGATCCGGGCGGGTTATATTTGCGTCGTATGTGAACTTCAGTTCAGCCGTCTCCATGATCAGAAAATATTCGGACGTGCTGATACTGCCTTCCAACAGGCCAATCGGCAGGGCTGAGGAGGATATACTATTTTCAGAACTGCTGAAGGCAGCTGCGGAAGGAAAGCAGGTCAATGTGGATGCATACCTGAAGGAGACCGCCGAGATAAACAGAAGCATAATAGCCGGTGTGAGCGAGAGGGATCTGGAATACTGCCTGAAGCTTGATTATACTGATATACTGCCGGAATATGTCGGTGGAAGGATAATAAGGAGCGCGGAATCGCTTGGCGAACAATGA
- a CDS encoding 6-hydroxymethylpterin diphosphokinase MptE-like protein, with the protein MDMIRWISIYGSIVDDFNFDPEMDSLASRILSNFVGDPILPEAKGNTAYIIGNGPEISEILPSLSPGYHIVADSAITAYTEIAGCPDIVVTDLDGDIDAIFRCAARGTKIVIHAHGDNIGSIVNNSSRMNSKMIGTTQNLPFRNIANFFGFTDGDRSVYIADRMGFSNIVLVSFDFRNVNRSKPGNHAMKAKKLKWAEALISMIALERGTTLTCGDFIDI; encoded by the coding sequence ATGGACATGATCAGATGGATCTCGATATACGGTTCCATCGTCGATGATTTTAACTTCGATCCGGAGATGGATAGCCTGGCCTCCAGGATCCTTTCCAACTTTGTTGGAGATCCGATTTTACCTGAAGCTAAGGGAAACACAGCATACATCATAGGCAATGGGCCGGAGATCTCTGAGATCCTGCCAAGCCTGTCTCCTGGATACCACATCGTGGCAGATTCCGCAATAACCGCCTACACGGAGATCGCAGGATGCCCAGACATCGTAGTCACGGATCTGGATGGCGATATTGACGCGATTTTCCGTTGCGCCGCGCGGGGAACGAAGATAGTTATACATGCGCATGGAGACAACATAGGCAGTATAGTGAACAACAGCTCAAGAATGAACAGTAAAATGATCGGAACAACACAGAATTTACCGTTCAGGAACATTGCAAACTTCTTCGGCTTCACAGACGGCGATCGATCCGTATATATCGCAGACCGCATGGGCTTCAGCAATATCGTGCTGGTATCCTTCGATTTCAGGAATGTTAACAGATCCAAGCCTGGGAATCATGCCATGAAGGCAAAGAAGCTGAAATGGGCGGAAGCACTCATATCCATGATCGCGCTTGAACGCGGGACAACTTTGACCTGCGGTGATTTCATAGATATCTGA
- a CDS encoding FAD-dependent thymidylate synthase, giving the protein MSFSNEDRDVFLIKTDRMIDRGALMSRYSRASDPDIRSVYHREFEGNQKKSEEFYRRIFLEYGDESIAELVTAQVGVQNVSNIASKAIEEIRIGLSYLEKSTRYVAYDKKIDGHYLFMRPERIGIGGDSAREYEDLCNRLFDLYSAALPRIEAEISKLWPIESFDFSIDSGPANYRDLDENGKKLAQRSYRSSVRSRALDDARFILPASTLTNIGISGNARSFIHLIQKLKEYGLPETERISSDLYGELRQEFPQIIDDAVSKHGMDIIDYKKRLMNMFPFTDGGKFEKVKLIRYGNEKDEIQKALAFLMYPFAEDASSIISRVKAMDAAEISAILGKIRDMRKNRRMKIGRPFEAVNYVFEVTTNYGAFRDLQRHRFLTIMRKPLTASYGYDVPPIIAKIPDLSEEYSEAMREAAAVYARIKEKYGYALAQYVVPFAYRYPVVFSTNLAEAAYFIEIRSTPQAHFDLRDLAIRMYNEIRSVHPALAELIKFVDTGDYPLGRLSAEVKKNLKSGGI; this is encoded by the coding sequence ATGTCATTCTCAAACGAGGACAGGGACGTCTTCCTGATCAAGACGGATCGGATGATAGACCGCGGTGCACTCATGTCGCGCTATAGCAGGGCATCCGATCCAGACATAAGATCCGTATATCACAGGGAGTTTGAGGGCAACCAGAAGAAATCAGAGGAATTCTACAGGCGTATATTTCTAGAATACGGTGACGAATCCATAGCCGAACTCGTAACGGCGCAGGTAGGCGTCCAGAATGTATCAAACATAGCTTCGAAGGCCATAGAGGAAATAAGAATAGGCCTCTCTTATCTTGAAAAATCAACTAGATATGTTGCATATGACAAAAAGATCGATGGACACTACCTATTCATGCGGCCTGAGAGGATAGGGATAGGCGGCGACTCCGCCAGGGAATACGAGGATCTCTGCAACAGACTCTTCGATCTGTACTCAGCCGCGCTTCCGAGGATAGAAGCGGAGATATCGAAGCTGTGGCCGATAGAGTCTTTCGATTTCAGCATAGATTCAGGCCCAGCTAACTACAGGGATCTTGACGAGAACGGAAAGAAGCTTGCGCAGAGATCGTACAGATCCTCAGTCCGTTCCAGAGCGCTGGATGATGCGCGCTTCATACTTCCGGCATCCACTCTGACAAACATCGGCATAAGCGGGAACGCAAGGTCGTTCATACACCTCATACAGAAGCTGAAGGAATATGGCCTTCCTGAGACGGAAAGGATCTCATCGGATCTTTACGGCGAGCTCAGGCAAGAATTTCCCCAGATAATAGACGATGCAGTTTCCAAGCATGGAATGGATATAATAGATTACAAAAAGCGCCTGATGAACATGTTTCCGTTCACGGATGGCGGGAAATTTGAGAAGGTTAAGCTGATAAGATACGGAAACGAAAAGGACGAAATTCAGAAGGCCCTTGCATTTCTGATGTATCCATTCGCGGAGGACGCCTCCTCGATAATATCGAGGGTGAAGGCGATGGATGCTGCAGAGATATCAGCAATACTAGGTAAGATAAGGGATATGAGAAAGAACAGGCGTATGAAGATAGGAAGGCCGTTCGAGGCGGTCAACTACGTCTTCGAGGTGACCACAAATTATGGTGCATTTCGCGACCTGCAGAGGCACAGGTTCCTGACAATCATGAGGAAGCCGCTTACTGCAAGCTATGGATACGATGTTCCCCCTATCATAGCCAAGATACCCGATCTCTCCGAAGAGTATTCAGAGGCCATGAGGGAGGCTGCGGCTGTTTACGCCAGGATAAAGGAAAAGTATGGATATGCACTGGCGCAGTACGTGGTGCCTTTTGCATACAGGTATCCGGTTGTCTTCTCCACGAATCTCGCAGAGGCAGCATACTTCATAGAGATCAGGAGCACTCCTCAGGCACACTTTGATCTGCGTGATCTTGCGATCAGGATGTACAACGAGATAAGATCGGTGCATCCTGCACTCGCGGAACTCATAAAGTTCGTGGACACCGGTGATTATCCGCTTGGAAGGCTCTCGGCTGAGGTCAAGAAGAACTTAAAATCCGGCGGAATTTAA
- a CDS encoding transcriptional regulator — MPDDLTDNAKKIYDAMKKLGATSEEKLKTADDIMKAAALGKSIVNSALQELQKKGYVKRVARQKSAGYFVIK; from the coding sequence ATGCCTGACGATCTAACCGATAATGCAAAGAAGATTTACGATGCTATGAAGAAGCTTGGAGCAACCTCTGAAGAGAAGCTCAAGACTGCAGACGATATTATGAAGGCTGCGGCACTTGGAAAGTCCATTGTGAACTCTGCCCTTCAGGAACTGCAGAAGAAGGGCTATGTCAAGAGAGTTGCGAGACAGAAGAGCGCTGGATATTTCGTCATAAAATAA
- a CDS encoding DUF373 family protein, with the protein MTTLIINVDRDNDFGDKAGVKGPVVGYTECYNAAVRLISVDPEDSDSNALFGALKVYEDLRKKGEDVEIALLTGDNDVGEKSDEILSRQIADVVGSGQYTDAILVSDGAEDDYIVPVILSYIKIRYVKHIIVRHNENIESLYYYIVRALKDKKILSKILIPLGLVFLTYGLVSLIFILYSAYVTGVRVIDPTVGAITFVTLVLGAYLLERGFDLFNLMARVIREVHEYAQDTRILFFTYVIAALLVMVGIASSYTIAVRTSRNGLDAFLIFLSLFTWWVYGSIFTTEVGRVAELAVGRKAGILKIWYGLIFSLSIAFVVYGMFNYIRYILGFISLKSGLISIFFLILGLIIAIVSSMVHRYFNENPEILREGT; encoded by the coding sequence ATGACAACCCTCATCATCAATGTGGACAGGGACAACGACTTCGGAGACAAGGCAGGCGTCAAGGGTCCTGTCGTTGGATACACAGAGTGTTATAATGCTGCCGTGAGGCTGATAAGCGTTGATCCAGAGGATTCCGACTCCAATGCGCTTTTTGGCGCCCTGAAGGTCTACGAGGATCTTAGGAAGAAGGGCGAAGATGTGGAAATTGCGCTTCTCACCGGAGACAACGACGTCGGGGAAAAATCTGACGAGATACTTTCCAGGCAGATAGCTGATGTCGTGGGATCCGGGCAGTATACCGATGCCATACTCGTATCCGACGGTGCAGAGGACGACTACATAGTTCCAGTCATCCTGTCATATATAAAGATAAGGTACGTAAAGCACATAATAGTCAGGCACAATGAGAACATAGAGAGCCTTTACTACTACATAGTCCGCGCGCTTAAGGACAAGAAGATACTCAGCAAGATACTGATACCGCTCGGCCTCGTTTTCCTGACCTACGGCCTGGTCTCGCTGATATTCATACTCTATTCAGCTTACGTTACCGGCGTCCGTGTCATCGATCCTACCGTTGGCGCCATAACCTTCGTCACCCTTGTTCTTGGTGCATACCTCCTGGAGAGGGGCTTTGACCTCTTCAACCTCATGGCCAGGGTGATAAGGGAGGTGCATGAATACGCACAGGATACAAGAATATTGTTCTTCACCTATGTCATTGCTGCGCTTCTGGTCATGGTCGGCATAGCATCCAGCTATACCATAGCCGTTCGCACATCAAGGAACGGCCTAGACGCCTTCCTGATATTTCTGTCGCTATTCACATGGTGGGTCTACGGATCCATCTTCACCACGGAGGTCGGCAGAGTCGCGGAGCTTGCCGTTGGGAGGAAGGCAGGAATACTTAAAATATGGTACGGCCTCATATTCTCCCTGTCAATAGCCTTCGTCGTGTACGGCATGTTCAACTACATAAGATACATACTCGGATTTATATCCCTGAAATCGGGCCTCATAAGCATCTTCTTCCTGATACTTGGTCTCATAATAGCCATAGTCTCCTCGATGGTACATCGGTACTTCAACGAAAATCCGGAGATCCTGAGGGAGGGTACATGA